Within Actinosynnema pretiosum, the genomic segment CACCCCCTGCGCACCTGGGCCCACGACCCGGCCGGAGCCTGACCCCGCCGCAGGTCCGGCTACAGGTCCCGCGCCACGATCCGGGCCAGGTTCCGCTCCGCCAGCGCCGTGATCGTCACGAACGGGTTCACGCTCGTGTTCCCCGGAATCAGCGACCCGTCCACCACGTACAGCCCCCGGTACCCCGCCAGCCGCCCGTGCCCGTCCGTCGCCCGCCCCAGCACCACCCCGCCCAGCGGGTGGTACGTCAGCCCGTCGCCCCACACCTTCCCCACCCCGAACAGGTCCGCCCGGTACACCGTCCCCTCGACCGAGTTGATCCGGTCGAAGATCGTCCGCGCCATGGCGACCGACGGCTGCTTCCACTCCTGCCGCCAGTCCAGCTCGACCCGCCCCGCCTCCGGGTTCCAGGTGAACCGCCCGCGCCTCGGGTTGGCCGTGATCGCCAGGTAGAACGACGTGAACGTCTCGACCCCGGTCGGCAGCGGGGCGACCTCGGCGAACGCCCCGCCCGCCGCCCAGTTGTCGATCCCGCCCGTGGGGATGCACGACTGGAGCGCCCCGGTCGGGTCGGACGCCTTGTTCGCCCGCCCCACCATCACGTTCCCGTTCTCCCCCCACCCCAGCCCGACCTCCGGGCTCAGCGCGGGCAGCGCCCCGGTGTCCCGCAACCGGGTCAGCAGCTTGCTCGTCCCCACGCTCCCGGCCGCGAAGAACACCCGCTCCGCTTCCACCCGCTTGGTGGAGGTCACCCGCCCGCTCGCGTCCAGCACGTCGAGCAGCGCCTCGTACCCGCCGCCGACCGCCCGCACGCTCGTCACCTCGTGCAGCGCCGAGATCGTCACCCGCCCGGTGGCCAGCGCCCGCGCCAGGTACGTCCTGGGCAGCGACAGCTTCCCGTGGTTGTTGCCGTAGATCACCTCGGCGGCCAGCGCCGACCGGGGCGCGGTCCCGGCCTCCTCGCGCTCCAGGTGCGCCCAGTCGTACACGCCGGGCACCAGCTCGAACGGGAACCCGGAGCGCCGCGCCTGCGCCCGCCCCACCCTGGCGTACCGGTAGCACTCGGCCTGCTCCCACCAGTCCGGGTCGACCAGCCCCGTGCCCAGCTCGGCGTTCGCCAGCGGGTAGTACGTCGAGTACATCTCCTCGGGGTCCACGCCCGGCAGGACCGCCGCGAACCGCTCCCGCCGGGGCGTCACCGCCATGCCCCCGTTGACCAGCGACCCGCCGCCGACGCCCCGCCCCTGGTAGACGGTGATCCCGGCGAACTCCTCGGCGTCCAGGACGCCGGTGCGGCGCGGGACGGCGCGGTCCACCGGAAGGCCGAGGAAGTTGCTGAGCGGCTGCTTGGTCCAGGTGCGCAGCCAGTACGAGCGCTCATCGGGGTTGAGCATGTTCGCGAAGACCTTGCCGTCCCACCCCGGCTCGTCCCACGACCGGCCCTTCTCGACCACGTGCACCGGCACGCCCGCCTGCGCCAGCCGGAGCGCGGCCACCGCGCCGCCGTACCCGGAGCCGACGACCAGCGCGGGCACGCGCGCCCCGTCGGGGATCTCGGCGGGGGAGCGGCCCGACGCCGGGCCGCCTGACGCCGGACTGCCCGACGTCGGACTGCCTGACGCCGGGCTGCCCGACGCCGGGGCGCCGCCGCCGAGCGCGGTCGCGCCCAACGCCGTGCCTGCGCCTGCGAGGAAGGACCTGCGGGAAACGGACCGGGTCACGGGACTGCCCTTCGCCGGGGGACGGGTGGGGCGCCTCGCGCGCGACCGGGTTCCCCGGTGGGGCGCGGTCCGCTCGTCGGGCGCCGAGCGGCCGGGTTCCCGCTCCGCCCGCCCCCTACCCGGCCCCGCCTACCCCCGGTCGCCTGCCGAGGTCAGCCGCAACGCCTGGACCTCGGCGCGCAGCGCCCGCAACTCCGCCAGCACCACCTGATCGGCCGTCCCCGGCTCGGGGGAGGCGGTCACGGCGGGTCGCTCCGGGCTCAGCTCGTGCTCCATCGCGTTGCACACCACCGCGATGAACAGGTTCAGCATCGTGAACGTGCCCACCAGCAGGTAGCAGACGAAGAAGATCCACGCGAGCGGCTGCCGCTCCATCAGGTCCCGCATCACGTCCGACCACCCGTCGCCGGTGGTGATCTGGAGCAGCGTCAGCACCGTGCTGCCGAGGTCGGCGAACCGCTCGTCACCGGTGGGGCGGAACAGGTTGATCGCGATCACGCCGCCCACGTACAGCAGCAGCACCAGCAGGCCGGACAGCGAGAGCAGGCCCGGCACCGAGCGGACCAGCGCGGTGACCACGCGCCTCATGCTCGGCACGATCGAGATCAGCCGCAGCACGCGCAGGATGCGCAGCGACCGCACCACGCTCAGCACGCCCGTCGCGGGCACCAGCGAGATGGCGACGACGAGGAAGTCGAAGCAGTTCCACGGGTCCCGGAAGAACCGCAGCCGCTCGGCGTACAGGCGCGCGGTCAGCTCGGCCACGAAGACGGCCAGCGCCAACCGGTCGATCCCGTGCAGCAGCCAGCCGTGGGAGGCCATGAGTGCGGGGACGGTCTCGCAGCCCAGGGTCACCGCGTTGACGACGATGACCACGATGATGAACCGCTGGAAGGCCGGGCCGTCGAGGAAGGCCTCGACCCGCTCGCGCAGAACCATTGTTCCGAGTGCTCCTACTCGATGTGGTGATCACTAGAACACTATCCGTAACCACCGACCCCGCCTCACCCCGCCGCGCAATCCGGTCGGACGAGCCGCCCGGTTCGGACAGCGACCACCACCCCCGCGCGGGGCCACCCGCTGCTCCACCCGGTGACCCGCTCAGTGACCCGCTCGGGGGATCTATTCCACTCTATTCCTTCAGTGCAGAACGAAACTGAACCGACGCCGAAAACCGGGGAACCCGCCCGTCCGCCGAGGCCGCCCCGAGTGGCGCTTCCCTCGTGGCCCGCACCACGCGCCTGTGCTTCCATCGGCGCCATGCCCACGATCACGACCAACGACGGCGTCGACCTCCACGTCGCCGACGAGGGAACCGGCTCACCCGTGGTGCTGGTCGCCGGTTACGGCGCGCCCGCCACCAGTTGGGCCTTCCAGACCGAGGCGCTCCTG encodes:
- a CDS encoding GMC oxidoreductase gives rise to the protein MTRSVSRRSFLAGAGTALGATALGGGAPASGSPASGSPTSGSPASGGPASGRSPAEIPDGARVPALVVGSGYGGAVAALRLAQAGVPVHVVEKGRSWDEPGWDGKVFANMLNPDERSYWLRTWTKQPLSNFLGLPVDRAVPRRTGVLDAEEFAGITVYQGRGVGGGSLVNGGMAVTPRRERFAAVLPGVDPEEMYSTYYPLANAELGTGLVDPDWWEQAECYRYARVGRAQARRSGFPFELVPGVYDWAHLEREEAGTAPRSALAAEVIYGNNHGKLSLPRTYLARALATGRVTISALHEVTSVRAVGGGYEALLDVLDASGRVTSTKRVEAERVFFAAGSVGTSKLLTRLRDTGALPALSPEVGLGWGENGNVMVGRANKASDPTGALQSCIPTGGIDNWAAGGAFAEVAPLPTGVETFTSFYLAITANPRRGRFTWNPEAGRVELDWRQEWKQPSVAMARTIFDRINSVEGTVYRADLFGVGKVWGDGLTYHPLGGVVLGRATDGHGRLAGYRGLYVVDGSLIPGNTSVNPFVTITALAERNLARIVARDL
- a CDS encoding ion transporter; the encoded protein is MVLRERVEAFLDGPAFQRFIIVVIVVNAVTLGCETVPALMASHGWLLHGIDRLALAVFVAELTARLYAERLRFFRDPWNCFDFLVVAISLVPATGVLSVVRSLRILRVLRLISIVPSMRRVVTALVRSVPGLLSLSGLLVLLLYVGGVIAINLFRPTGDERFADLGSTVLTLLQITTGDGWSDVMRDLMERQPLAWIFFVCYLLVGTFTMLNLFIAVVCNAMEHELSPERPAVTASPEPGTADQVVLAELRALRAEVQALRLTSAGDRG